GGGCGGTCTCTTAGATTGGGCCATTATTCATTTtactgtgtatatatatatatatatatatatatatatatatatatatatatatatatatatatatatatatatatatatatatatatatatatatatatatatatatatatatatatatatatattatccaATTTTTGTAACTTGAGACTATTGTAATTTTTACTTGAAGGATGCCCTGCTTTATGTAATCAAATTATTCTGTTTTTTTAATATTCACGGCAAAAGCATATGTGGGCTTAAATATACCCAAGGAATGGTTCTTCGTAAAGTCCCTTTATCACGCCTAAGAAGGAAGTTATTGACGTCCCAAAATGCGGGGGACGCATGCGTAATGAAGTGTAAACACTATGCAAAGTGTAGCATTACTTAACTAAAAATTGATTTGTACTATCAACGTGCTGAATACATGAACTTTAGCTAAGCTTTAAGCCTTGCACAACATTGATGTCAGCAAGGCGTGTAGTTGATATCGACCGTCGCCATtcatacattaaacgcaaagtGTTTCAATCCCTCAAAATAACCAATTTTCCGCTTTCTTTCAGAAAAATGTTATGAAGAGGCTAATCTGCATGAGAAGTGGGTTGGTTTACAGTTCAAAtcgttttgaaattttcaagtctttAAGATGTGAAGTATTGTCACTAAGATATTACCCATCTAATAAGGATATTGTAACCGAAAAGCTTGAAATCAAGTTCATAAATGTTGTAGAGATTTTCCATCTGGTCTTTGGTCAGTCGACTGAAGTAGGAATGAAGATTTTCTAGATTTGAGCTGTTTGTTTTCTTCGGTTGTAGAGGATAAACAATGTCGTCGGGGGCATTGACTCTGTTTAACACGTACTTACTCTCCTTGGCCACATCTTCAAGTTTTCCTATGAAATCGAAGGGGAAAAGGCATGGCCCGCAGTATAGGTGCTGTGCAATGTAGTGTGGGTTGAAGGATTTTGGATTGTCATCGATGACAGATCGCACAAATTCTTCCCAGGTCACGTCATCACCCGCTTCTAGACTGTGATTGGTTGGATTTTTGCGATATCGTTTGATAATGTCTATTCTTTTTTGTTTGAGGTACAGATTGCTGGCGTCtacattttcaaacttacttCTGTAAGCAGACAGAAGTCTTGCGAATGGATGACGTACGAACATGAACGAGAAGTAGGATGGATAATGATATTTCTCATCTCTCTTCAACGCTGGAACCTTGTGAACATCAATATGCCCCTTGGGTTTTAGAAGTTCCTCAACAGATTTCGCCCTCCCTGTCAGAACACATATAACTCTCATCCAGGAAGTAGAACCGACTTTTGGTGTGTTGCAGTACATAAACCTGTTTTCACGAACATTAATCAATTTACCCGTGCATCTGAATACAGTTCTATTCCGCTTGGCCTCGTCACAGACCTTTGCTAACAGTGACTTGCGTCGAACCTGCTCATCTTCGATCCGTTTTATCTCCGAGTGTGTCAGTGTCCTGGCAGTGTGATTTTGCATTATCTGGGAAAGAGTGGATAGTTGGAAAAGTAAACACAATACAATGTGTCAATGAAAGTGTGACATGTTTATGTTAAAGACAAACCATACAAAAAGccaaaactgatttttttaacGTACACATACACAATGTAATTGGTAACGAGGCGACCCTAGCATTTTTCTTAAAGCCACAGTTGCTGCGAATTCCATGcagtattttcattattttattttcaaaccaaagttggttcgtgcaaatgtgctaactgaatgACGTGTATAGATTATACGCTGTTTTCAATCGGACTCGTACTCACGACATACGGCATCCGGTCATCTAGCAGAGAGGTAGCATatagaaccgctcggccaaatcaaAGCGAGTGGTTCGATAACCGAACTTATAGTAGTTATACAGTGACACCTCCACACATTGTGGAGCtcaga
The Ptychodera flava strain L36383 unplaced genomic scaffold, AS_Pfla_20210202 Scaffold_81__1_contigs__length_545109_pilon, whole genome shotgun sequence genome window above contains:
- the LOC139128975 gene encoding carbohydrate sulfotransferase 14-like, which gives rise to MVKSTPYKLRTKSQYIYPSPFSAFKEPVAVTLMNVASVSFQCQQQFRLAFRQFKPSVPQYRKHQVKEEEVPSKSRQQNDHEDIKPIKRKIMQNHTARTLTHSEIKRIEDEQVRRKSLLAKVCDEAKRNRTVFRCTGKLINVRENRFMYCNTPKVGSTSWMRVICVLTGRAKSVEELLKPKGHIDVHKVPALKRDEKYHYPSYFSFMFVRHPFARLLSAYRSKFENVDASNLYLKQKRIDIIKRYRKNPTNHSLEAGDDVTWEEFVRSVIDDNPKSFNPHYIAQHLYCGPCLFPFDFIGKLEDVAKESKYVLNRVNAPDDIVYPLQPKKTNSSNLENLHSYFSRLTKDQMENLYNIYELDFKLFGYNILIRWVIS